In one window of Cellulophaga sp. HaHa_2_95 DNA:
- a CDS encoding YicC/YloC family endoribonuclease — protein sequence MIQSMTGFGKHVIQLPSKKITIEIKSLNSKSLDLNARIPSSYKEKELQLRKTIATALVRGKVDFSLYVENTGDETTSVINEVVVRQYMKQLSAIANVEDTHLLEMAIRMPDAMKTEREDIDEQEFVAIEEALVVALKEINIFRSEEGQVLDDDFVTRITTIKNLLIDVEKLDVDRLSTIRERLEKAVADLAVNLDANRFEQELIYYLEKYDITEEKVRLTNHLDYFITTLKSVDSNGRKLGFICQEIGREINTIGSKANFAPLQQVVVQMKDELEKIKEQMLNVL from the coding sequence ATGATTCAGTCTATGACGGGTTTTGGGAAGCATGTGATACAGCTTCCTAGTAAAAAGATAACCATCGAAATTAAATCTTTAAACAGTAAGAGTTTAGATTTAAACGCCAGAATACCATCTTCATACAAAGAAAAAGAACTTCAACTTAGAAAAACTATAGCAACGGCGCTGGTTAGAGGTAAGGTTGATTTTAGTTTGTATGTTGAGAATACTGGAGATGAAACCACGTCAGTAATCAACGAGGTTGTTGTGCGTCAATATATGAAGCAGCTTAGCGCTATAGCTAATGTTGAAGATACACATTTGTTAGAAATGGCAATTAGAATGCCAGATGCTATGAAAACAGAGCGTGAAGATATAGACGAGCAAGAATTTGTCGCTATAGAAGAAGCTTTAGTCGTTGCCTTGAAAGAAATCAATATTTTTAGATCTGAAGAAGGTCAGGTTTTAGATGATGATTTTGTTACTAGAATTACAACTATAAAAAACTTGCTTATCGATGTAGAAAAGTTAGACGTAGATCGTTTAAGTACTATTCGTGAGCGTTTAGAAAAAGCGGTGGCCGACCTTGCTGTAAATTTAGATGCAAACAGGTTTGAGCAAGAGCTTATCTATTATCTTGAGAAATACGACATCACAGAGGAAAAAGTACGTTTGACCAATCATTTAGATTATTTCATTACTACCTTGAAATCTGTAGATTCTAACGGAAGAAAATTAGGGTTTATCTGCCAAGAAATAGGAAGAGAAATTAATACTATTGGTTCTAAAGCCAATTTTGCACCGTTGCAGCAAGTAGTAGTGCAAATGAAAGATGAATTAGAAAAGATTAAGGAACAAATGCTAAACGTATTGTAA
- a CDS encoding DUF1080 domain-containing protein, giving the protein MRKIMMLAFLTIIISCKEGAKKVIESEEPVPEKSAEEEWVVLFDGTNFDAWKEYGKESISEHWKLEDSAMVFYPPEERPSGDAFNLVTKEEYTDFVLSLEWKIAEGGNSGIFWGVKEDPKFSEAYQTGPEIQVLDNTKHPDAKAGTTHQAGALYDMVAPSKDVTKPVGEWNLCEITINHKTNTGKVVLNGVDLVDFAVNDPEWSAMVSKSKFADWEAFGKHPTGKIGLQDHGDMVSYRNIKIRKL; this is encoded by the coding sequence ATGAGAAAAATTATGATGCTTGCCTTTCTGACGATAATTATCAGTTGTAAAGAAGGGGCAAAGAAAGTAATAGAATCGGAAGAGCCGGTTCCCGAAAAGAGTGCGGAAGAAGAGTGGGTTGTATTATTTGATGGGACTAATTTTGATGCCTGGAAAGAGTACGGTAAAGAAAGTATTTCTGAACATTGGAAATTGGAAGATTCAGCCATGGTATTTTATCCGCCGGAAGAAAGGCCTTCTGGAGATGCTTTCAACTTAGTGACCAAAGAGGAATATACAGATTTTGTATTGTCCTTAGAATGGAAAATAGCAGAAGGCGGTAATAGTGGTATTTTTTGGGGAGTAAAAGAAGATCCAAAATTTTCTGAAGCCTACCAAACAGGTCCAGAAATACAGGTCTTAGACAATACAAAGCATCCTGATGCTAAAGCGGGAACTACACACCAAGCAGGGGCTTTGTATGATATGGTGGCACCCTCTAAAGATGTTACCAAACCTGTTGGAGAATGGAATTTATGCGAGATAACCATTAACCATAAAACAAACACTGGTAAAGTAGTGCTTAATGGTGTTGATCTGGTAGACTTTGCTGTTAATGATCCAGAATGGAGTGCTATGGTTTCAAAATCGAAATTTGCGGATTGGGAAGCTTTTGGAAAGCATCCTACAGGAAAAATAGGTTTGCAAGATCATGGAGACATGGTTTCATATCGAAATATTAAAATCAGAAAACTTTAA
- the nadD gene encoding nicotinate (nicotinamide) nucleotide adenylyltransferase encodes MKKVGLYFGTFNPIHIGHLIIANHMVEFSDLDEVWFVITPQSPFKTKKSLVDNQHRYQMVLEATEAYDHLKPSTIEFNLPQPNYTVTTLAYLSEKYPSGYDFSLIMGEDNLKGFHKWKNYEVILENYSIHVYPRISEGKVEHQFEGHPKITTVDDAPIMEISSTFIRQKHKEGKNIKPLLPLEVWKYIDEMNFYRK; translated from the coding sequence TTGAAAAAAGTTGGTTTATATTTCGGAACATTTAATCCAATACATATCGGTCATTTGATTATCGCTAATCATATGGTAGAATTTTCAGACCTTGATGAGGTCTGGTTTGTAATCACGCCTCAGAGTCCGTTTAAAACTAAAAAATCATTAGTTGATAATCAGCATAGGTATCAAATGGTTTTAGAAGCTACAGAAGCTTATGATCATTTAAAACCCAGTACAATAGAGTTTAATCTGCCGCAACCTAATTACACGGTAACCACCTTGGCTTATTTATCGGAAAAATATCCTAGCGGATATGACTTTTCGTTGATTATGGGTGAAGACAACCTAAAAGGGTTTCATAAATGGAAAAATTATGAGGTTATCTTAGAGAACTATTCTATTCATGTCTACCCTCGAATTTCCGAGGGTAAGGTGGAGCATCAATTTGAAGGACATCCTAAGATTACAACAGTTGATGATGCTCCTATTATGGAAATATCATCTACATTTATACGTCAGAAGCATAAAGAAGGGAAGAATATTAAACCGCTATTACCTTTAGAGGTTTGGAAGTATATTGATGAAATGAATTTCTACAGGAAATAG
- a CDS encoding carboxypeptidase-like regulatory domain-containing protein: protein MNKVLSTLLFLVTITTFSQNSGKIIGNVSDAEIENEALLFASVKIKDTPNVAQTNFHGNYEFENIASGEYTLVFTFLGYETKEVAVSVKNNEISRVDGALKSKTIAIDLLSDEEIAATEKSKNTISRRNSSLK, encoded by the coding sequence ATGAACAAAGTACTTAGCACCTTATTATTTTTAGTTACCATAACTACCTTTTCACAAAACAGTGGAAAAATTATAGGGAATGTTTCTGATGCAGAAATAGAAAATGAAGCCTTATTATTTGCTTCTGTAAAAATTAAAGACACACCAAATGTTGCTCAAACTAATTTTCACGGAAACTACGAATTTGAAAATATTGCTTCCGGAGAGTACACCTTGGTATTCACTTTTCTAGGATACGAGACAAAAGAAGTAGCTGTTTCTGTAAAAAACAATGAAATTTCTAGAGTAGATGGAGCGCTAAAGTCTAAAACTATAGCAATAGATTTACTTTCTGATGAAGAAATTGCCGCTACAGAAAAATCAAAAAATACTATTTCTAGAAGAAATTCTTCCTTAAAATAA
- a CDS encoding zinc-dependent metalloprotease: protein MKKLLLLFICLSLVSLENAHAQKKKSKKSKAVAAPAAKLKDKNAIKSYADVITKDAITDDGLFKTHQVKKEYFYEIPFNVLNKDMLWVSRIAQIPEGLGGGYMNAGSKTNEQVVHWLRFQDKILLKIKSFSNIAPDTKAIAKSVQVNNYEPTLYAFNIEAFNADSTAVVINVTKFFSEDVPAISGLSSRLRKEYKVKKLDASRSFVNSVKSFPENIEVKQDFTYSASEPPTQTKSESISLQMNQSMILLPEVPMQPRLYDPRVGFFTVSQNDFGSMQLKADEKTYIRRWRLEPKDPEAYARGELVEPVKPIIYYLDPGTPENLKAYMKQGIEDWQKPFETAGFKNAIIAKDAPTPEEDPEFSPEDIRYSVVRYVASTTRNAVGPSVSDPRSGEIIESDIIWYHNHLRSYRNRYLLETGAANVSARTLDTPEEEIGEMMRMVIAHEVGHALGFPHNMAASYSYPVESLRDGAFTQEFGLAASLMDYTRYNYVAQPGDKNIRFIRQMGPYDHYAANWGYRYIAEANSAEEEVPVLDQWIAEKANDPKYKFGRQSSTFDPQSQTEGVGDDPVAASTYGLKNLKYVAANLPAWTSDKTNNYDDLEELYGELLGVYSRYVGHVVTNIGGVFEDLKKPEQGGFVYSHLDEKSQKESMQWLQRNIFATPEWLIDKSILQNIDHAGYFEKVRKLQERHLNSLLSFDRLGRLMDAETTAVNYYSALEMLKDLRTGLWSEANSARNVAIYRRNLQRSYIDRMGYLLKEEYTPRRFNRGGFEGAINYEVAASDVRALVRGELTSLRSKLKAARKAGVNTVTRYHYEDAIARIDTYLDTSSK, encoded by the coding sequence ATGAAAAAACTACTACTACTGTTCATTTGTCTATCTCTAGTTTCGTTAGAAAATGCTCACGCACAAAAAAAGAAAAGTAAAAAATCTAAAGCGGTAGCGGCACCTGCGGCAAAATTAAAAGATAAAAATGCCATAAAATCTTATGCGGATGTAATTACAAAGGACGCCATTACAGATGATGGTTTGTTCAAAACGCATCAGGTTAAAAAAGAGTATTTTTATGAAATACCGTTCAATGTTTTAAATAAAGACATGCTCTGGGTGAGTAGAATTGCTCAAATTCCAGAAGGTCTGGGTGGCGGTTATATGAATGCCGGTTCTAAAACCAATGAACAAGTGGTGCATTGGTTGCGGTTTCAGGATAAGATTCTCTTAAAAATAAAATCGTTCTCTAATATTGCACCAGATACTAAAGCAATTGCGAAGTCTGTTCAGGTAAATAATTATGAGCCCACTTTATATGCTTTTAATATTGAAGCTTTCAATGCTGATTCGACAGCCGTTGTTATTAATGTAACTAAGTTTTTCTCTGAAGATGTACCTGCTATCAGTGGTCTGTCTAGCAGATTGCGAAAAGAATATAAAGTAAAAAAATTGGATGCTTCTAGAAGTTTTGTGAATAGTGTAAAGAGTTTTCCTGAAAATATTGAAGTGAAACAAGATTTTACCTACAGTGCTTCAGAGCCTCCAACTCAGACTAAATCAGAGTCCATAAGTCTTCAAATGAATCAATCTATGATTCTTTTACCTGAAGTACCTATGCAACCAAGATTGTATGATCCTCGTGTAGGATTTTTTACGGTAAGCCAGAATGATTTTGGAAGTATGCAGTTAAAGGCGGACGAAAAAACATACATTAGACGCTGGAGATTAGAGCCAAAAGACCCTGAGGCGTACGCTCGTGGGGAATTAGTAGAGCCTGTAAAGCCTATTATCTATTATTTAGATCCTGGTACTCCAGAGAACCTAAAAGCTTACATGAAGCAAGGAATTGAAGATTGGCAAAAACCTTTTGAAACGGCTGGATTTAAAAATGCCATTATAGCAAAAGATGCACCTACTCCAGAAGAAGATCCAGAATTTAGTCCAGAGGACATTCGGTATTCTGTAGTGCGCTATGTAGCTAGTACTACTCGTAATGCGGTTGGTCCTAGTGTTTCAGATCCTAGAAGTGGAGAAATTATAGAGAGTGATATTATTTGGTATCACAATCACTTAAGGAGTTATAGAAATAGGTATTTATTAGAGACGGGAGCTGCAAATGTTTCCGCACGAACCTTAGATACGCCAGAGGAGGAAATTGGAGAGATGATGCGTATGGTAATTGCACATGAAGTGGGGCATGCATTAGGTTTTCCTCATAATATGGCGGCTAGTTATTCTTATCCTGTAGAGTCTTTAAGAGATGGTGCTTTTACCCAAGAATTTGGTTTAGCTGCAAGTTTGATGGATTATACGCGGTACAATTATGTAGCGCAACCAGGGGATAAAAATATTCGTTTTATACGTCAAATGGGACCTTATGATCATTATGCTGCTAATTGGGGATACCGGTACATTGCAGAAGCAAATTCTGCTGAGGAAGAAGTTCCTGTGTTAGATCAGTGGATTGCAGAAAAGGCTAATGACCCTAAATATAAATTTGGGAGACAATCAAGTACTTTTGATCCTCAATCTCAGACCGAGGGCGTAGGAGATGACCCTGTTGCAGCGAGTACGTACGGATTAAAAAATTTAAAATATGTAGCGGCTAATTTACCTGCTTGGACCTCTGATAAAACAAATAATTATGATGATTTAGAGGAATTGTATGGCGAGCTTCTAGGCGTTTATAGCCGTTATGTAGGTCATGTAGTTACCAATATAGGTGGGGTTTTCGAAGATCTTAAAAAGCCAGAACAAGGCGGATTCGTGTACTCGCATTTAGATGAAAAATCACAGAAGGAGTCCATGCAATGGTTGCAGAGAAATATTTTTGCTACGCCAGAATGGTTGATCGATAAAAGTATCCTTCAGAATATTGATCATGCTGGATATTTTGAAAAGGTGAGAAAGCTACAAGAACGTCATTTAAATTCGTTATTGAGTTTTGATCGTCTTGGGAGATTAATGGATGCAGAAACTACGGCTGTAAATTACTATAGTGCTTTAGAGATGTTAAAAGACTTACGTACTGGGCTTTGGAGTGAGGCGAATAGCGCAAGAAATGTTGCTATTTATAGAAGAAACTTACAGCGTTCCTATATTGATAGGATGGGATATTTACTAAAAGAAGAGTATACGCCAAGACGTTTTAATAGAGGAGGTTTTGAAGGAGCTATAAATTATGAGGTCGCTGCTTCTGATGTAAGAGCACTAGTTAGGGGAGAGCTTACTAGTTTACGTTCTAAGCTTAAAGCTGCTAGAAAAGCAGGTGTTAATACTGTAACACGCTATCATTATGAAGATGCTATAGCAAGGATAGATACGTATTTAGATACGTCTTCAAAATAA
- the dgt gene encoding dGTP triphosphohydrolase has protein sequence MNWEQLLSLKRQGDHHKRLRKEQDETRLGFEVDYDRIIFSSAFRSLQDKTQVIPLSKTDFVHTRLTHSLEVSVVGRSLGRIAGKKIIEKHPYLSEVHGYQMNDFGAIVAAAALSHDIGNPPFGHSGEKAIGEFFKTGEGKKFKAQLSDKEYQDIIDFEGNANGFKLLTASRQGVEGGLRLSYGTLGAFMKYPKESLPKKPTRHIADKKFGFFQSDKNEFIPIAQELGLVQTSAGESISYSRHPLTFLVEAADDICYTIIDFEDGINLGLISEEFALEYLIKLVKNSINTKKYNSMAHMEDRLSYLRALAINTLITDAVRIFVENETAILAGEFHVALLDKSDYKAQIDDIIKISIDKIYQSQEVIEKEIAGYKIISDILQVYTTALMNKKEDNASNYDKLLIKTLPGNYKDTTGSAYSILLNTCCYVASLSDSAAVHIHNKIMGKQL, from the coding sequence ATGAACTGGGAGCAGCTACTTTCATTGAAACGACAAGGAGATCATCACAAAAGATTGCGTAAAGAGCAAGACGAAACACGATTGGGGTTTGAGGTAGATTATGATAGAATTATATTTTCTTCCGCTTTTAGATCATTACAAGATAAGACTCAAGTTATTCCTTTATCTAAAACAGATTTTGTGCATACAAGGCTCACGCATAGTTTAGAGGTTTCTGTTGTAGGAAGAAGTTTGGGAAGAATAGCGGGAAAAAAGATAATAGAAAAACATCCCTATTTAAGTGAGGTTCACGGCTATCAAATGAATGATTTTGGCGCTATTGTTGCTGCAGCTGCCTTGTCGCACGATATAGGGAATCCGCCATTTGGCCATAGTGGAGAAAAAGCTATTGGTGAATTTTTCAAAACTGGCGAGGGCAAAAAGTTTAAAGCACAACTTTCCGATAAAGAATACCAAGATATTATAGATTTTGAAGGGAATGCCAATGGGTTTAAACTACTCACCGCATCCAGGCAAGGAGTGGAGGGCGGACTAAGGTTGAGCTACGGCACGTTAGGGGCTTTCATGAAGTATCCGAAAGAATCGTTACCTAAGAAACCAACGCGACATATTGCGGATAAAAAGTTTGGTTTTTTTCAATCGGATAAAAATGAATTTATTCCTATTGCTCAGGAATTAGGCTTAGTACAAACAAGTGCAGGAGAATCTATTAGCTATTCTAGACATCCTTTGACCTTTTTAGTAGAAGCAGCAGATGATATTTGTTATACGATAATAGATTTTGAAGATGGTATTAATCTAGGATTGATATCCGAAGAATTTGCTTTAGAATACTTAATAAAGTTGGTTAAAAACAGTATTAATACTAAAAAGTACAACTCCATGGCACACATGGAAGATCGTCTGAGTTATTTGAGAGCATTAGCAATTAATACTCTTATTACAGATGCTGTGCGAATATTTGTTGAAAATGAAACCGCTATTTTAGCAGGAGAGTTTCATGTGGCTTTATTAGATAAGAGCGATTATAAAGCGCAAATTGATGATATTATAAAAATTAGTATTGATAAAATTTACCAATCTCAGGAGGTCATAGAAAAAGAGATTGCAGGGTATAAAATTATTTCTGACATACTTCAGGTGTATACCACCGCTTTAATGAATAAGAAAGAAGACAATGCTTCTAATTATGATAAGCTTTTAATCAAAACACTCCCAGGAAACTACAAGGATACCACTGGTTCTGCCTATTCCATTTTATTAAATACCTGCTGTTATGTTGCTAGCCTATCAGACAGTGCTGCAGTGCATATTCATAATAAAATTATGGGAAAACAGCTTTAA
- a CDS encoding inorganic phosphate transporter: MGENIYLFMIVALAVLAITDLVVGVSNDAVNFLNSAIGSKAVSFRTIMIVASVGIALGAVSSSGMMDIAKTGIFNPNNFVFSEVMIIFMAVMITDILLLDFFNTLGMPTSTTVSIVFELLGAAVAISILKIFSTDGSLSTLGEYINTDKATEIIIGILLSVVIAFTVGAIVQFFSRLLITFKFEKQAKWVGAVFGGFAITAIIYFIIVKGLKSASILDGPISEFIATQTNVFILLNFVFWSLLSLLLTTVFKTNIYKLIILLGTFALAMAFAGNDLVNFIGVPIAALQSYQDWSASGVLASEYGMSGLTNAVQTPILLLLLSGAIMVLTIWFSSKAKNVVKTSVDLSRQDEGEERFEPNFLSRQIVRLSVKASESFSAILPNSLHNRVNTRFEKPAPSVLKVKEQDKPAFDLVRAAVNLMVASILISLATSMKLPLSTTYVTFMVAMGSSLADKAWGAESAVYRVAGVLNVIGGWFFTAIIAFVASAIIAICINYGGTIAIGIFLTLAFLMIFRNYFKQSKKAQEIKAEDSLRKSESSSIQGVIEESANNISTVVRRSNKIYTIAIDGLARQDLDSLKKNKKQVNKLSNEIDELRDNIFYFIKNLDEASVGASNFYISILGYLQDMAQSLEYISKVSHKHIHNNHKKLKYNQIKELKEIDSKLESVFNETKLAFETRSFEKIGNIIKHKHEAFDLVSQKIKKQVERTRTEESSPKNTTLYFSLLQETKDLLTALMNLLELYYDEHDSSVEPAKIDLSNQNTK; this comes from the coding sequence ATGGGTGAAAATATTTATTTATTCATGATTGTTGCCTTAGCGGTATTAGCAATCACGGATTTAGTGGTTGGCGTTAGTAATGATGCCGTTAATTTTTTGAATTCAGCAATAGGATCTAAAGCAGTTTCTTTTAGAACCATCATGATTGTTGCTAGTGTTGGTATTGCGCTTGGAGCAGTATCTTCTAGTGGTATGATGGACATTGCCAAAACAGGCATTTTTAATCCGAATAATTTTGTTTTCTCAGAGGTCATGATCATTTTCATGGCAGTGATGATTACCGATATTCTGCTTTTAGATTTTTTCAACACTCTTGGAATGCCTACCTCAACTACGGTCTCTATTGTTTTTGAACTATTAGGAGCCGCTGTTGCAATTTCTATTTTAAAAATATTTTCTACTGATGGTAGTTTATCTACTCTTGGTGAATACATTAACACAGATAAGGCTACCGAAATTATTATAGGAATTTTATTATCTGTAGTTATTGCATTTACCGTTGGTGCTATTGTACAATTCTTTTCTAGATTACTTATTACTTTTAAGTTTGAAAAGCAAGCAAAATGGGTAGGTGCCGTATTTGGTGGCTTTGCAATTACTGCCATTATCTATTTCATAATTGTAAAAGGATTGAAAAGCGCTTCCATATTAGATGGTCCTATTTCCGAATTTATTGCCACCCAGACCAATGTGTTTATTCTTTTAAACTTTGTGTTTTGGAGCTTATTATCATTGTTATTAACCACCGTATTTAAAACAAATATTTACAAATTGATTATTCTTTTAGGAACCTTTGCTTTGGCAATGGCTTTTGCGGGTAATGATTTAGTAAACTTCATAGGTGTGCCTATAGCTGCATTACAATCATATCAAGACTGGAGTGCTTCAGGGGTTTTAGCTTCAGAGTACGGGATGTCTGGTTTAACCAACGCAGTACAAACACCAATACTACTCCTTTTGCTATCCGGTGCTATTATGGTTTTAACCATTTGGTTTTCATCTAAAGCTAAAAACGTTGTTAAAACTAGTGTAGACCTTTCTAGACAAGATGAAGGAGAAGAACGCTTTGAGCCTAATTTCCTGTCTCGCCAAATAGTGCGTTTATCAGTAAAAGCATCAGAATCTTTCTCTGCTATTTTACCCAATAGCCTGCACAACCGCGTTAATACACGTTTTGAGAAACCAGCACCATCTGTATTAAAAGTAAAAGAACAAGACAAACCAGCTTTTGATTTAGTTAGAGCAGCTGTAAACCTTATGGTCGCAAGTATCTTGATATCATTAGCTACCTCTATGAAATTGCCACTATCTACCACCTATGTAACCTTTATGGTTGCCATGGGTTCTTCTCTTGCTGATAAGGCTTGGGGCGCAGAAAGTGCTGTTTACAGAGTTGCAGGGGTATTAAATGTTATTGGTGGATGGTTCTTTACCGCTATTATAGCTTTTGTAGCTTCCGCGATAATCGCTATTTGTATTAATTATGGTGGTACCATTGCTATAGGCATTTTCTTAACCTTAGCTTTTCTAATGATTTTTAGAAATTACTTTAAACAAAGTAAAAAAGCACAGGAAATTAAAGCAGAAGATAGCCTTAGAAAATCTGAAAGCAGCTCAATACAAGGAGTTATAGAAGAAAGCGCAAACAATATTTCAACCGTTGTTAGACGTAGTAATAAAATTTACACAATAGCCATCGATGGTTTAGCACGTCAAGATTTAGACTCCCTTAAAAAGAATAAAAAACAGGTAAACAAGCTCTCTAATGAGATTGATGAATTACGAGACAATATCTTCTATTTTATCAAAAATTTAGATGAAGCTAGTGTAGGTGCAAGTAATTTTTACATCAGCATATTAGGCTACTTACAAGATATGGCTCAATCTTTAGAATACATCAGTAAAGTAAGCCATAAACACATTCACAACAACCATAAAAAACTAAAATACAATCAAATTAAAGAATTAAAAGAGATTGATTCAAAATTAGAAAGCGTTTTCAATGAAACTAAGCTAGCTTTTGAAACTAGATCTTTTGAAAAGATTGGAAATATTATCAAACATAAACATGAAGCCTTTGATTTGGTTTCTCAGAAAATTAAGAAACAAGTAGAACGAACCAGGACCGAAGAATCTAGTCCTAAAAACACTACGTTATACTTTTCTTTACTACAAGAGACTAAAGACTTACTAACAGCCTTAATGAATCTTTTAGAGCTATATTACGATGAGCACGATAGCTCTGTAGAACCAGCTAAGATTGATTTATCTAATCAGAATACCAAATAA
- a CDS encoding DUF1080 domain-containing protein gives MKYFYLITALTFFSCNAQVKETSVKNESVVITYEEYTGEEPTKPEQTEFYTPVPPVVKPSDANAAPSDAIILFNGNSLNEWVSVKDADTPADWIINSDSSFTVKNKAGDIKTVKEFGDIQLHLEWKSPAVIKGKSQSRANSGVFLQGRYEVQILDNNDNDTYVNGQVGAIYKQHVPLAKASVPSGEWNTYDIIYHAPEFNKKGQKTQSGTITVLHNGILVQDHVEIKGTTPYIGWPKNEAHGKAPIILQDHGDESGVSFRNIWVRALN, from the coding sequence ATGAAATATTTTTATTTAATTACGGCGCTTACTTTTTTTTCTTGTAATGCTCAGGTTAAAGAAACTAGCGTTAAAAATGAGAGTGTTGTAATTACCTATGAGGAGTACACGGGAGAAGAACCTACGAAACCTGAACAAACGGAATTTTACACTCCTGTTCCTCCTGTAGTAAAACCCTCTGATGCTAATGCAGCTCCAAGTGATGCTATTATTCTTTTTAACGGCAATAGCTTAAATGAATGGGTGAGTGTTAAAGATGCAGATACACCTGCAGATTGGATCATTAACTCAGATAGTAGTTTTACCGTAAAGAATAAAGCTGGAGATATTAAAACCGTTAAAGAATTTGGCGATATACAATTGCATCTAGAATGGAAATCTCCAGCGGTTATAAAAGGTAAGAGCCAAAGTAGAGCAAATAGCGGTGTTTTTCTCCAAGGACGGTATGAGGTGCAAATCTTGGATAATAATGATAACGACACGTATGTAAATGGGCAGGTAGGTGCTATATACAAGCAGCACGTGCCCTTAGCCAAGGCTTCTGTTCCTAGTGGTGAATGGAATACCTACGATATTATTTATCACGCACCTGAATTCAATAAAAAAGGACAAAAAACACAATCTGGAACTATAACAGTGCTACACAATGGTATTCTAGTGCAAGATCATGTGGAAATTAAAGGAACCACGCCTTATATTGGTTGGCCTAAAAACGAGGCGCATGGTAAAGCACCAATCATCTTACAAGATCATGGCGATGAAAGTGGAGTTAGCTTTAGAAATATTTGGGTTAGAGCCTTAAACTAA
- the gmk gene encoding guanylate kinase, whose amino-acid sequence MKGGKLIIFSAPSGSGKTTIVRHLLEKTDLNLAFSISATSRPRRGKEKNGEHYYFMSLSEFKRHIKNDDFLEWEEVYRDNFYGTLKTEVERLWAEGKNVIFDIDVVGGLRIKKKFPDQTLAVFVKPPSVDELKIRLKKRSTESDDKINMRIAKASVELATAPQFDMIIKNYDLDTALAESYELVQDFLSSKNEE is encoded by the coding sequence ATGAAGGGAGGAAAGCTTATCATATTTTCTGCTCCTTCAGGAAGTGGAAAGACAACTATTGTTAGACATTTATTAGAAAAAACCGATTTAAACTTAGCGTTTTCTATTTCAGCTACTTCTAGACCTAGAAGAGGGAAAGAAAAAAATGGAGAACATTATTATTTTATGTCACTTTCAGAATTTAAAAGGCATATTAAAAATGATGACTTTTTAGAGTGGGAAGAAGTGTATAGAGATAATTTTTACGGCACCCTTAAAACAGAAGTAGAACGTTTATGGGCGGAGGGTAAAAATGTTATTTTTGATATTGATGTTGTTGGAGGTTTAAGAATCAAAAAGAAATTTCCAGATCAAACCTTGGCTGTATTTGTAAAGCCACCAAGTGTGGATGAGCTTAAAATACGTTTAAAAAAGCGTAGTACTGAAAGTGATGATAAGATAAACATGCGTATTGCTAAGGCTTCTGTAGAGTTAGCAACAGCACCGCAGTTTGATATGATTATCAAAAACTATGACTTAGATACTGCATTGGCAGAATCTTATGAGTTAGTACAAGATTTTTTGAGTTCTAAAAACGAGGAGTAG